Proteins from a genomic interval of Pecten maximus chromosome 13, xPecMax1.1, whole genome shotgun sequence:
- the LOC117340250 gene encoding uncharacterized protein LOC117340250 — protein sequence MNLFLLFFLCSVQFLKTWYTDLRDFNTKLLRVQSGDGAQTFTDREQWVMGQFQFLKERIRHRRHPLHSVQSSAAAKDAIESGNLEEAERLATERRRSLKDIDQDSTSSNSSRSSKRQRGSQEEADDQYLEVLRKELVESQTRLTTLQQREPDDERTAYMKYVSKVVCKSTEDAFDDFQTVFMDWQARWKVKRQHQQRSQPHTAQHHWYPGSSESAQWQPQPHQWRQPTPQMQATSVWGSQSMDFMPNSYSSAAAGGPSQSGSTSLVPHTLQHLARPASTTTTLTDMTAPISTNCSSPLVAALDSMYMIRTPSSTRSSQEDLTISGLSNIERGDRDTSNIRLDP from the exons atgaatttatttttactattttttctATGTTCAGTCCAGTTTCTCAAGACATGGTATACGGACCTGCGTGATTTCAATACCAAGCTCCTACGTGTGCAATCGGGGGACGGAGCACAAACGTTCACTGACAGGGAACAGTGGGTTATGGGACAGTTTCAGTTCCTGAAGGAAAGGATCCGTCATCGGCGACATCCGTTGCATAGT GTGCAGTCCTCAGCTGCGGCAAAGGATGCTATCGAGTCTGGGAACCTCGAAGAGGCTGAGCGACTTGCAACTGAACGAAGGAGGTCCCTCAAGGACATTGACCAGGACTCGACTAGCAGCAACAGTAGCAGGAGCAGTAAGCGTCAGCGAGGGTCTCAGGAGGAGGCTGACGACCAGTACCTTGAAGTCTTACGCAAGGAACTTGTTGAGTCCCAGACGCGACTTACTACCCTGCAACAGAGGGAGCCGGACGACGAGCGGACTGCCTACATGAAATAT GTTAGCAAAGTAGTCTGCAAGAGTACTGAGGATGCCTTTGACGACTTTCAGACGGTCTTTATGGACTGGCAGGCCAGATGGAAGGTCAAGAGACAGCATCAGCAGAGGAGCCAGCCTCACACCGCGCAGCATCATTGGTACCCAGGGTCGTCAGAGTCCGCCCAGTGGCAGCCTCAACCCCACCAGTGGAGACAGCCTACACCACAGATGCAAGCCACTTCAGTATGGGGAAGTCAATCGATGGACTTCATGCCTAACTCATACTCTTCTGCTGCAGCTGGTGGTCCCTCTCAGTCTGGATCTACCTCGTTAGTTCCACACACGCTGCAACACTTGGCTAGACCTGCGTCCACGACCACAACACTAACGGATATGACTGCACCGATATCAACCAATTGTTCGTCACCACTCGTCGCAGCTCTTGACAGTATGTACATGATCCGCACGCCATCTTCAACCCGATCCTCACAG GAAGACCTGACTATCTCTGGGCTATCGAATATTGAGCGTGGTGACAGAGACACGTCTAACATCAGGCTTGACCCATAA
- the LOC117340394 gene encoding putative deoxyribonuclease TATDN2 yields the protein MARPDQPLVLLLRGVKGDSHGTDVYTSALGMVEDVCSSEQRIHVHCFMGKSDIVRAWLRKFPNTYFGVTAAVRVFDNPQLEGLKAIPWNRLLLETDSPYFPPGKARVSTPAYIGETAAVVAAHLDARTPEILECATANARELYKL from the coding sequence ATGGCTCGGCCTGATCAACCCCTAGTGCTACTCTTAAGAGGAGTCAAGGGAGATAGCCATGGCACGGATGTGTACACATCCGCTCTGGGTATGGTGGAGGATGTATGCTCCAGTGAGCAGAGGATTCATGTTCACTGTTTCATGGGAAAGAGCGATATTGTCAGGGCGTGGCTGCGGAAGTTTCCGAACACGTATTTCGGTGTAACTGCTGCTGTCCGCGTTTTCGACAACCCGCAACTGGAAGGACTCAAGGCCATCCCGTGGAACAGGTTGCTGCTAGAGACCGATTCTCCCTACTTTCCCCCTGGGAAGGCACGGGTTAGTACACCAGCGTACATTGGGGAGACAGCGGCTGTAGTAGCAGCACATCTGGACGCTCGGACACCCGAAATCCTGGAGTGTGCGACCGCCAATGCCCGAGAGCTGTACAAGTTATAG
- the LOC117340395 gene encoding uncharacterized protein LOC117340395 translates to MDDYSDEVALMQAQLDVQVARINLHTYAVQRQRARLRQQKKRRRRFWFRPWLGIERRRSFGLYDQLMVELRAEDHNSFCNFMRMPPDMFSEILRRVGPRITKKHTWFRAPIEPGMKLAITLRHLASGAKYMDMRYGWRVPHNTISKIVREVCGAIVDEYMNEVMAVPTSPEEWRVIADGFRTKWNFPHTLGALDGKHVAVRCPPKSGSTYFNYKKFFSIVLLALEDADYKIIWADIGGRGAASDAQIWNDSDLKEATESGEINHPPPDPLPNDTQSVDWFYIGVYCYKHLCRIGIKLYKFPLIVNCIQNSYVIIMFNCRLFKVMMCSVYATSCRNRFPKEEERIFNYRLSRARRVSENAFGILANRFQVMLTTMQHDPATVRLITTTCIVLHNLMRTRYPTMQNQLVDREDANHQLIPGAWRQDRHMEDCVTVQGPNTGNKEGKRLRNLIKHWVNSDAGEVSWQDNMI, encoded by the exons ATGGATGACTATTCAGATGAGGTGGCACTTATGCAGGCACAGCTTGATGTGCAAGTTGCCAGAATAAATCTTCATACATATGCTGTTCAAAGACAAAGGGCAAGGCTCAGACAGCAGAAGAAGCGAAGGCGCAGATTCTGGTTTCGCCCATGGCTTGGCATCGAGAGGCGGAGGAGTTTTGGTCTTTACGACCAGTTGATGGTCGAGCTGCGAGCTGAAGATCACAATTCCTTCTGCAATTTCATGCGGATGCCACCGGATATGTTCAGTGAGATCCTTCGCAGAGTCGGACCAAGAATCACCAAGAAGCATACATGGTTCAGGGCCCCTATTGAGCCTGGAATGAAGTTAGCTATAACACTTCGACATTTGGCATCAGGGGCCAAGTATATGGACATGCGCTACGGATGGAGGGTTCCGCATAACACAATCTCAAAAATTGTGAGAGAG GTTTGTGGGGCGATCGTGGATGAGTACATGAACGAAGTGATGGCAGTGCCAACATCACCTGAAGAGTGGAGGGTCATCGCAGATGGCTTTCGCACAAAATGGAACTTCCCTCACACGCTTGGTGCATTGGATGGTAAACATGTTGCAGTTCGGTGTCCACCAAAGTCTGGTTCAACGTACTTCAATTACAAGAAGTTTTTTTCCATAGTGTTGCTAGCTCTGGAAGATGCGGATTACAAGATCATCTGGGCCGACATTGGAGGTCGTGGGGCAGCATCAGATGCCCAGATCTGGAACGATTCCGATTTGAAAGAGGCAACAGAGTCTGGAGAAATCAATCATCCCCCGCCAGATCCTCTCCCAAATGACACTCAGTCCGTCGATTGGTTCTATATaggtgtgtattgttataagCATTTGTGTCGTATTGGAATAAAATTGTACAAGTTTCCCTTGATTGTTAATTGTATACAGAACAGTTATGTGATCATTATGTTCAATTGCCGTCTTTTTAAGGTGATGATGTGTTCGGTTTACGCAACTTCATGCAGAAACCGTTTTCCCAAAGAAGAAGAACGTATCTTCAACTACCGGCTGTCGAGGGCTCGCAGGGTGTCAGAAAATGCGTTTGGGATCCTTGCAAACAGATTTCAGGTTATGCTGACCACAATGCAGCATGACCCTGCGACTGTGCGTCTGATCACTACTACTTGTATCGTGCTTCACAACCTCATGAGGACAAGATACCCGACAATGCAAAACCAGCTTGTTGACCGAGAGGATGCCAACCACCAGCTCATCCCCGGAGCATGGAGACAGGACCGCCATATGGAAGACTGTGTCACTGTCCAGGGGCCAAACACAGGCAACAAGGAGGGCAAGCGGCTGCGCAATCTCATCAAACACTGGGTAAACTCTGATGCAGGAGAAGTGTCATGGCAGGACAACATGATTTAA